In Marinobacter antarcticus, one genomic interval encodes:
- a CDS encoding DUF58 domain-containing protein yields MNRIIRSRWQRWINRRIPRSDVQLLTQRNLFILPTAAGVVFGMLLLIMLITGINYQNSLIYLVTFLLGAVFVGAMHQTHRNLAGLELTLVQAGEGFAGDEILFRLRAAAGKDDAIALTLSSDDVSVRVGHVPSGQSVDIALPVPSAYRGYLRPDQIRIETRFPFGLLKAWSWMRPVSAAVVFPRPIAAPEVSSAVEDGDQTASSRSPEGNDHAELRPWREGDMSQRVMWKRFVRSGQMVVADWEADKGSPQWLDFNAFPGTDHELRLSYLSWLVLERSKSGARFGLNLPGQVIEPDSGPAHTTRCHRALAIWGEKKPRDALAEPHGTRSYMDPGKPTNATPGAKP; encoded by the coding sequence ATGAACAGAATAATCCGTAGCCGCTGGCAGCGTTGGATAAACCGTCGAATTCCGCGCTCAGATGTCCAGTTACTTACCCAGAGAAACCTTTTCATTTTGCCAACGGCTGCTGGCGTAGTGTTCGGTATGCTGTTGCTGATAATGCTGATTACCGGCATTAACTATCAGAACAGCCTTATTTATCTGGTGACGTTTCTGCTGGGAGCTGTGTTTGTGGGGGCGATGCATCAGACCCACCGCAATCTTGCCGGTCTTGAATTGACGCTCGTGCAGGCGGGTGAAGGGTTTGCCGGCGATGAAATCCTCTTCCGGTTGCGGGCTGCGGCCGGTAAAGATGATGCCATTGCGCTTACGCTCTCCAGCGACGATGTATCAGTGCGCGTGGGCCATGTGCCGTCTGGCCAATCGGTAGATATAGCTTTGCCAGTACCTTCCGCATACCGGGGCTATCTGCGACCGGATCAAATAAGGATTGAAACCCGCTTTCCCTTCGGCTTGCTGAAAGCCTGGTCGTGGATGAGGCCAGTTTCTGCTGCGGTGGTTTTCCCCCGACCAATCGCGGCCCCCGAGGTGAGCAGCGCGGTAGAAGATGGCGATCAAACGGCCAGTTCTCGCTCTCCGGAAGGCAATGATCATGCTGAACTCAGGCCCTGGCGTGAGGGTGATATGAGCCAGCGCGTGATGTGGAAGCGTTTTGTCCGTAGTGGCCAGATGGTGGTGGCGGACTGGGAGGCCGATAAAGGAAGCCCTCAATGGCTGGATTTCAACGCTTTTCCCGGGACTGACCATGAGTTGCGACTCAGCTACCTTTCATGGCTTGTTCTTGAGCGGAGCAAGAGTGGCGCCAGGTTTGGCCTGAATCTGCCCGGCCAGGTAATAGAGCCAGATAGTGGCCCCGCCCATACCACTCGTTGCCATAGGGCTCTGGCGATCTGGGGTGAGAAGAAACCACGGGATGCGTTGGCCGAGCCCCACGGAACACGCAGTTACATGGATCCAGGCAAGCCCACAAACGCAACGCCGGGAGCCAAGCCATGA
- a CDS encoding transglutaminase family protein: protein MSFWVRAKDESEKQSESLPSRALLWLILSFALLLTPQLGRLPVWLILVCVALAGWRWLAQQGRVRLPGRWLRTGIMLVLVAVYLVRVQGNFTVDTAASFFVLAVGLKWLETRTARDFYVLFYILVYLATVNFLFHQEIHWALINIGSIALLLIGLQVLNAPELPGGMKAGWRRLGIMLLKVLPVVVLLFVFFPRMTPLWSVPLVSGQARTGISDTMRPGDISSLAQSSERAFRVTFGAAMPEYRDRYWRGLILDTLDDGTWHQSGYEPYRALGRVNVDGGVGELKPLEYDVLMEPTDQRWAFALEGSVAVSDNVIKEPDDLFRFRRPADSPVRYRLARETTAETPTGTLDPVESRRYLQLPATGNPRARALADELKRSANDIGVIRTLLSRFREQPYYYTLRPPKMPDDGIDSLLFDEKRGFCAHYAGATTFVLRSAGIPARVVVGYQGGESGAGDEYLIVRQYDAHAWVEAWVEGRGWVRIDPTAAIAPDRIESGLRDAVADEGSFLENNWTSAQRYGDVAIIQWASLQLDRVNYQWQRWVVGYQGQSQLDLMSRLPGGFGMRELGYLTAGIVGAGLLIAGLISALQMRRGGRRDGYRRVLGAWHQLCGRAGVPVRNGETPAALASRLAAAEPVVADSARLFARMVNSHYYRPQSARDDASDLKRLRRLLATMTRLLRRTGKKRPGMFRPKPQTGNYSD from the coding sequence ATGAGCTTTTGGGTTCGCGCAAAAGATGAGTCTGAAAAACAAAGTGAGAGCCTGCCGTCCCGGGCGTTACTCTGGCTTATCCTGAGTTTTGCGCTGCTCCTGACGCCCCAGCTTGGTCGTCTGCCGGTATGGTTGATCCTTGTCTGTGTCGCTTTGGCAGGCTGGCGCTGGCTTGCTCAGCAGGGTCGTGTCCGATTACCGGGTCGCTGGCTGCGCACGGGTATCATGCTGGTATTGGTTGCGGTCTATCTGGTTCGCGTGCAGGGAAATTTTACCGTCGATACGGCTGCCTCGTTTTTTGTGCTGGCGGTTGGCCTGAAGTGGCTTGAAACCCGCACTGCCCGCGACTTTTATGTGCTGTTTTATATACTGGTGTATCTGGCCACGGTGAACTTTCTGTTTCATCAGGAGATTCACTGGGCGCTGATCAATATAGGTTCGATTGCCTTGTTGCTGATCGGGCTTCAGGTGCTTAACGCACCCGAGCTTCCCGGGGGAATGAAGGCGGGCTGGCGCAGGCTGGGTATCATGCTGCTGAAAGTGCTGCCGGTGGTTGTGCTGCTGTTCGTATTTTTCCCGCGCATGACCCCTTTGTGGAGCGTGCCTTTGGTCTCTGGCCAGGCGCGGACCGGGATCAGTGACACTATGCGGCCCGGGGATATATCCAGCCTGGCGCAAAGCAGCGAGCGAGCCTTTCGGGTCACCTTCGGCGCTGCCATGCCTGAATATCGGGACAGATACTGGCGTGGCCTGATTCTGGACACTCTCGACGATGGAACCTGGCATCAGAGTGGGTACGAGCCCTATCGAGCGCTCGGACGGGTTAACGTGGATGGTGGCGTGGGTGAACTGAAACCCCTGGAATACGATGTATTGATGGAACCGACGGATCAGCGCTGGGCCTTTGCTCTTGAAGGCTCAGTGGCTGTTTCCGATAATGTGATAAAGGAACCAGATGATCTGTTCCGCTTCCGTCGACCGGCAGATAGCCCGGTTCGTTACAGGCTGGCGCGTGAAACCACGGCGGAAACGCCAACGGGAACCCTGGATCCGGTGGAATCCCGCCGTTACCTTCAGCTTCCGGCAACGGGAAACCCCCGAGCGCGCGCCCTGGCTGATGAGCTGAAACGGTCAGCCAATGACATTGGCGTGATCCGTACGCTGCTGAGCCGTTTCCGGGAACAACCCTACTATTACACCCTGCGCCCGCCAAAAATGCCGGACGACGGCATCGACAGCCTGCTTTTCGATGAGAAACGTGGGTTCTGCGCTCACTATGCCGGTGCAACTACTTTTGTGCTGCGCTCTGCGGGCATTCCCGCACGGGTTGTGGTTGGCTACCAGGGCGGCGAAAGCGGGGCGGGCGACGAGTACCTTATAGTACGTCAGTACGATGCCCATGCTTGGGTAGAAGCCTGGGTTGAAGGGCGGGGCTGGGTTCGAATTGATCCCACAGCTGCTATTGCCCCCGACCGGATTGAGTCGGGTTTACGGGACGCGGTGGCCGATGAAGGCTCATTCCTGGAAAATAACTGGACGTCTGCCCAGCGATACGGGGATGTTGCCATTATCCAGTGGGCAAGCCTGCAGCTTGATCGGGTTAATTATCAATGGCAGCGCTGGGTGGTTGGTTATCAGGGCCAAAGCCAGCTGGATCTCATGTCCCGCTTGCCCGGCGGGTTCGGCATGCGAGAGCTGGGGTACCTTACCGCCGGTATCGTAGGCGCGGGCCTTCTGATTGCAGGCCTGATATCGGCGCTGCAGATGCGCCGGGGCGGGCGACGGGATGGCTACCGGCGCGTGCTGGGTGCCTGGCACCAGTTGTGCGGGCGGGCAGGGGTGCCGGTCAGAAACGGCGAAACGCCCGCAGCACTGGCTTCACGTCTGGCCGCTGCGGAGCCGGTTGTGGCCGATTCTGCCAGGCTTTTTGCCCGGATGGTTAACAGCCATTACTATAGGCCTCAATCCGCCCGGGATGACGCCAGCGATCTGAAGCGTTTACGCCGGTTACTGGCTACCATGACGCGACTGCTTCGCAGAACCGGTAAAAAACGGCCCGGAATGTTCCGTCCCAAGCCTCAAACAGGAAATTACAGTGACTGA
- the holB gene encoding DNA polymerase III subunit delta', translating into MTDIALEMPWLQNAWQVVQKRFAEGRLPHALLLTGECGVGKRTWADAVVGLLLCASPGNENTTEPVACGQCRQCQLLAASSHPDVRVYSPEKSRMIKIDQIRSLSTFAVSSPQVAARKVAIIDRADQLNINSANALLKTLEEPVSDFVLLLLQESGRPVLPTIRSRCQVLTIPVPSTDQAGQWLAGKVAELESGKQPSAELMAKSLMLAGNAPRLALEYATGEFPALRDEAFEKFRQFMKGQVAVSEAAKAFKALGLEDMLWLFEGWAVDLARLGAGGKANDHEAEEMLGFLAGINPAWRAHELLSMVREARAAGVYNVNPELEASRLLIAWRDLMPTKRRAS; encoded by the coding sequence GTGACTGATATTGCCCTTGAAATGCCCTGGCTTCAAAATGCCTGGCAGGTCGTCCAGAAGCGCTTTGCTGAGGGCCGTCTCCCTCACGCGTTGTTGCTTACCGGGGAGTGCGGGGTTGGCAAGAGGACGTGGGCAGATGCGGTTGTAGGTCTTCTGTTATGCGCCAGTCCCGGGAACGAGAACACCACTGAACCAGTTGCTTGTGGGCAGTGTCGCCAGTGCCAGTTGCTTGCCGCTTCGAGTCATCCGGATGTACGGGTGTATTCGCCTGAAAAGTCCCGGATGATAAAGATCGATCAGATAAGGTCGCTTTCGACCTTTGCGGTCTCGTCGCCTCAGGTAGCAGCCCGCAAGGTTGCCATTATCGATCGGGCCGACCAGCTCAACATCAACTCGGCCAACGCCTTGCTGAAAACCCTTGAAGAACCAGTATCGGATTTTGTGCTTCTTCTGCTGCAGGAAAGTGGCCGGCCCGTGTTACCGACCATTCGATCACGGTGCCAGGTGTTGACGATACCGGTACCTTCTACGGATCAGGCCGGTCAATGGCTGGCCGGCAAGGTAGCGGAACTTGAGAGTGGGAAGCAGCCCTCTGCCGAACTGATGGCAAAGTCTCTGATGCTGGCGGGCAATGCGCCTCGTCTGGCGCTTGAGTACGCCACAGGTGAATTCCCGGCGTTACGGGACGAGGCGTTCGAGAAGTTTCGCCAATTCATGAAAGGCCAGGTTGCGGTATCTGAAGCAGCCAAGGCCTTTAAAGCGCTGGGGTTGGAAGATATGCTCTGGCTGTTTGAAGGGTGGGCGGTCGATCTCGCCCGGCTGGGTGCCGGGGGTAAAGCAAACGATCATGAGGCAGAAGAAATGCTCGGGTTTCTCGCCGGTATTAACCCGGCCTGGCGCGCTCATGAACTGCTGAGCATGGTTCGGGAAGCTCGGGCTGCCGGCGTTTACAACGTCAACCCGGAACTGGAAGCCAGCCGGTTGCTGATAGCGTGGCGCGACCTGATGCCTACGAAGCGTCGCGCATCCTGA
- a CDS encoding PilZ domain-containing protein, which translates to MGPGFGARSGILTLTIKDKAVLYAAYMPYIREGGLFIPTQKQYRLGDEVFLLLNLMDEPEKIPVAGKVIWITPKGAQGNRAAGIGVQFNGDDASARTKIEAYLAGSLSSDRPTHTM; encoded by the coding sequence ATGGGGCCCGGATTTGGTGCGCGCAGCGGCATTCTTACCCTGACGATTAAAGACAAAGCGGTTTTATACGCCGCTTATATGCCGTACATCCGCGAGGGTGGTCTGTTCATACCCACGCAGAAGCAGTACCGGCTCGGCGATGAGGTTTTTCTGCTACTGAACCTCATGGATGAGCCGGAGAAGATACCCGTTGCAGGCAAGGTTATCTGGATCACGCCCAAGGGTGCCCAGGGCAACCGTGCTGCAGGCATAGGTGTGCAATTCAACGGTGATGATGCAAGCGCCAGAACCAAGATTGAAGCTTATCTCGCCGGTTCTCTGAGCTCTGATCGCCCGACGCATACGATGTGA
- a CDS encoding alpha/beta fold hydrolase, with translation MNDVALSPDVRENETGLHESEWPLQHITLAGLSWPAERISRASNPPIIMLHGWLDNSLTFTRIAPELAKLSSLHAVDMAGHGHSGHRPQGQGYLLMDYVADIAELIEEHFRDGKVDIVGHSLGGIVGALYAAAFPERVRRLVMIDSLGALSRSVSETVPQLRKSIKKRIAGSGKPAVYPDVVTAAKVREGGLSPLSHEAALTLIPRNLKPEGDGYGWRTDPRLRHPTALMMTEEQVIASLKAIQAPTLFVRAKEGLLANRKGMDNRADAMSYLQTVDVPGGHHCHLDGDTRPVADAVKNFLENE, from the coding sequence ATGAATGACGTTGCACTATCGCCAGACGTTCGCGAAAACGAGACCGGTTTGCACGAGTCGGAATGGCCGCTGCAACACATTACTCTGGCAGGTCTGAGTTGGCCTGCTGAGCGCATATCACGAGCATCTAACCCGCCAATTATTATGCTACACGGCTGGCTGGACAATAGTCTGACGTTCACCAGAATAGCGCCGGAACTGGCGAAATTGTCGTCTTTGCACGCGGTGGATATGGCCGGCCACGGTCATTCCGGACACCGGCCTCAGGGGCAGGGCTATTTGCTGATGGATTACGTGGCTGACATCGCCGAACTGATCGAGGAACACTTCCGCGACGGGAAGGTGGATATTGTCGGTCATTCACTGGGCGGCATTGTCGGGGCACTCTACGCTGCAGCCTTTCCCGAGAGGGTGCGAAGGCTGGTGATGATCGACAGCCTGGGTGCACTTAGCCGTTCCGTTAGCGAAACCGTTCCGCAACTTCGCAAGTCCATTAAAAAGCGAATTGCAGGTTCCGGTAAACCGGCCGTTTACCCGGATGTGGTCACTGCAGCAAAAGTGCGCGAAGGCGGGCTCAGCCCGCTCAGCCACGAAGCGGCACTGACATTGATCCCGCGCAACCTGAAACCCGAGGGCGATGGCTATGGCTGGCGTACAGACCCGCGTTTACGGCATCCCACGGCGTTGATGATGACGGAGGAGCAGGTTATTGCTTCGCTGAAGGCCATCCAGGCTCCGACTTTGTTCGTACGTGCTAAAGAAGGATTGCTGGCCAACCGAAAAGGAATGGATAACCGTGCAGATGCGATGTCATATCTGCAAACAGTGGATGTTCCTGGTGGACATCATTGTCACCTGGACGGGGACACCCGCCCGGTCGCCGATGCTGTCAAAAACTTTCTTGAGAATGAGTGA
- a CDS encoding DUF4892 domain-containing protein, producing MPKIVVFHLLFIAMLSMSSGIASAAVPETVPEAFAQSVLEETVPIESSGHLVLFSAVREVNNEIRSDSMARLRVTGEGRLYQISRDSNRRDAREHYLGLLRDRGARILFECSGIRCGRSNVWANQIFNQAVLYGRDATQDYLVAGQVADDGSRWLTSVYTVTRGNLREYVWVEHLQVAAGGSIPGLGTVNNRVFGPVVVPWKGGVTYRFDWQATDRRKVNDLARAEGAKVVLVGYSVLAADESFSDAMGRARKAAESLSEVLVKTGVSRQQQELLIVGPSVVVTDPGRQGDRVEVMVITR from the coding sequence TTGCCAAAGATTGTCGTGTTCCATTTGCTTTTTATTGCGATGCTATCCATGAGTTCCGGCATCGCCAGTGCGGCGGTGCCGGAAACAGTTCCGGAAGCATTTGCCCAGTCGGTGCTGGAAGAAACAGTTCCGATTGAATCTTCCGGGCACCTGGTGCTTTTCAGCGCAGTGCGCGAGGTCAACAACGAGATTCGCTCAGATTCCATGGCCCGGCTGCGGGTTACCGGAGAAGGGCGACTGTATCAGATCTCCCGTGACTCGAACCGCCGGGATGCCCGGGAGCACTATCTTGGTTTGCTGCGGGATCGTGGTGCGAGAATTTTGTTTGAATGCTCGGGCATTCGCTGCGGTCGCAGCAACGTCTGGGCAAACCAGATATTCAATCAGGCGGTTCTGTACGGCCGGGATGCCACTCAGGATTATCTGGTGGCAGGCCAGGTAGCAGACGATGGCAGCCGTTGGCTCACGTCTGTGTATACCGTAACCCGGGGCAACCTGAGAGAGTATGTGTGGGTCGAGCACTTGCAGGTTGCTGCGGGCGGATCTATCCCCGGCCTTGGTACGGTGAACAACAGGGTTTTCGGGCCAGTGGTTGTGCCCTGGAAAGGCGGAGTCACATATCGGTTTGACTGGCAGGCGACAGATCGCCGGAAGGTTAATGATCTTGCCCGGGCCGAGGGTGCCAAGGTGGTTCTTGTGGGTTACTCGGTACTTGCTGCTGATGAGTCGTTCAGTGATGCAATGGGTCGTGCCCGCAAGGCTGCCGAGTCGCTTTCCGAGGTACTGGTCAAAACCGGTGTTTCCAGACAACAGCAGGAACTGCTGATCGTTGGGCCTTCGGTGGTTGTGACTGATCCGGGGAGACAGGGCGACCGGGTTGAAGTGATGGTTATAACGAGGTAA
- a CDS encoding patatin-like phospholipase family protein: MSENNVSKVLENSGISATEASAGSEGQGRKRKRQTVALTLGSGGARGYAHIGAIEILAERGYNIIAISGCSMGALVGGMYAAGKMQDYKDWVTGLGQFDVLKLLDLTFNSVGAIRGEKIFSVVREMLGDIRIENLPLHYTAVATDLLAHKEIWFQEGPLDRAIRASVAIPSVVTPLVLDGRVLVDGALLNPLPIIPTISAHADLVVAVNLSGEDDRRQRVSDAAFNRNQDGIDSGDADEWMDTFRDKASRWFDWDALKSLGVGKPDSGVSPEDRISKEMQKKERSKQSEKKYQEDHETINWDKLGIGKFDVMNLTIETMQSALVQYKIAGYPPDLLVNIPKNASRSYDYHKAPELIQLGRERMAAALDRFEESRSSSGPLAI; the protein is encoded by the coding sequence GTGTCGGAAAATAATGTGTCCAAGGTGCTGGAAAACTCCGGTATCTCAGCCACAGAGGCTAGCGCCGGTTCCGAAGGTCAGGGCCGCAAGCGCAAGCGTCAAACGGTTGCCCTTACCCTGGGTAGTGGAGGCGCCCGTGGTTATGCGCATATCGGTGCCATCGAGATCCTTGCCGAGCGCGGCTATAACATTATTGCCATTTCTGGCTGCTCTATGGGTGCGCTTGTGGGGGGTATGTATGCCGCTGGTAAAATGCAGGATTACAAGGACTGGGTAACCGGGCTTGGCCAGTTTGACGTGCTCAAACTGCTGGATCTGACCTTCAACTCCGTGGGAGCAATCCGGGGCGAGAAGATTTTCTCTGTGGTACGGGAGATGCTGGGTGATATCCGTATCGAGAATCTGCCGTTGCACTATACTGCCGTAGCCACGGATTTGCTGGCTCATAAGGAAATCTGGTTTCAGGAAGGTCCGCTGGACAGGGCGATTCGCGCATCCGTTGCTATTCCCAGTGTCGTAACCCCTCTGGTTCTTGATGGCCGGGTTCTGGTCGATGGTGCCTTGCTGAATCCGTTGCCTATCATTCCGACCATTTCGGCCCATGCGGATCTCGTCGTCGCAGTGAACCTCAGCGGTGAGGATGACCGGCGCCAGAGAGTATCGGATGCAGCGTTTAACCGTAACCAGGATGGAATCGACAGCGGTGATGCGGACGAGTGGATGGATACATTCCGCGACAAAGCGTCCCGGTGGTTTGACTGGGATGCACTGAAATCTCTGGGAGTCGGAAAGCCGGATTCGGGTGTCAGCCCGGAAGACAGAATTTCGAAAGAAATGCAGAAAAAAGAGCGTTCTAAACAAAGCGAAAAAAAGTATCAGGAAGATCACGAAACCATCAATTGGGATAAACTGGGTATCGGTAAATTCGATGTAATGAACCTCACCATCGAAACCATGCAAAGTGCTCTGGTTCAGTACAAGATTGCCGGTTATCCGCCGGATCTGCTGGTTAATATCCCCAAGAACGCCTCTCGGAGTTACGACTACCACAAGGCACCCGAGCTGATTCAGCTTGGGCGTGAACGCATGGCCGCAGCTCTGGATCGCTTCGAGGAAAGCCGGAGTAGCTCGGGGCCGCTGGCGATCTGA
- the prmB gene encoding 50S ribosomal protein L3 N(5)-glutamine methyltransferase gives MTSLIEDLHTVRDYLRYASSQFAASRVFFGHGTDNVWDEAVHLVMRSLHLPLENNTLFLDARLTREERQLILERIRRRIDERVPIAYLLGEAWFMGMPFHVDERVLVPRSPIGELIENGFQPWLGDKPVERILDLCTGSGCIGIGAASVFEDASVDLSDISPEALAVAESNIEFHELRDRVRTVQSDVFANIRGQYDIIVSNPPYVDAEDLTAMPQEFHHEPVLGLAAGNDGLDIAHRIIAGAAEHLTPGGLLVVEVGNSWMALDEAYPDLPFTWLEFSNGGDGVFAITEQDLRQWQSKH, from the coding sequence GTGACCAGCCTGATTGAAGATCTTCATACCGTTCGCGACTACCTTCGCTATGCCTCTTCGCAGTTCGCTGCCTCCAGGGTTTTCTTTGGCCATGGCACGGATAACGTATGGGATGAGGCGGTTCATCTGGTCATGCGTAGCCTGCACCTTCCACTGGAAAACAATACCCTGTTTCTGGATGCGCGCCTAACCCGTGAAGAACGTCAGCTTATTCTTGAGCGCATTCGGCGCCGTATCGATGAGCGTGTTCCTATCGCTTATCTTCTGGGTGAAGCCTGGTTTATGGGTATGCCGTTCCATGTAGATGAGCGTGTGCTGGTGCCGCGTTCGCCCATCGGTGAGCTGATTGAAAACGGGTTCCAGCCCTGGCTGGGGGATAAACCGGTTGAGCGGATTCTTGATCTTTGCACAGGGAGCGGCTGTATTGGTATAGGCGCGGCCTCGGTGTTTGAGGATGCCAGTGTGGATCTCTCCGACATTTCACCAGAGGCGCTGGCGGTTGCCGAATCAAACATAGAGTTTCACGAACTCCGGGACCGGGTGCGCACGGTGCAATCGGATGTGTTCGCGAACATCCGCGGGCAGTACGATATCATTGTCAGTAATCCGCCTTATGTTGATGCGGAAGATCTGACGGCTATGCCACAGGAATTCCACCATGAACCTGTGCTGGGCCTCGCCGCAGGTAATGACGGGCTGGATATTGCGCACAGGATTATTGCCGGTGCCGCAGAGCATCTTACGCCGGGCGGTTTGCTGGTGGTCGAGGTGGGGAACAGCTGGATGGCTCTGGATGAGGCTTATCCGGATCTTCCTTTTACCTGGCTGGAATTCAGTAACGGCGGCGATGGCGTTTTCGCTATCACTGAGCAGGATCTACGCCAGTGGCAAAGCAAGCATTAA
- the aroC gene encoding chorismate synthase produces MSGNSFGKLFTVTTFGESHGAALGCIIDGCPPGLELSEADMQADLDRRKPGTSRHTTQRREADEVRILSGVFEGKTTGTPIGLIIENTDQRSKDYSKISEQFRPAHADYTYMHKYGVRDYRGGGRSSARETAMRVAAGAVARKFLEQRLGIRIRGYLSELGPIRAEKLDWEQVHQNPFFCPDADKVPEMEAYMDALRKEGDSIGARINVVAEGVPPGLGEPVFDRLDADLAHALMSINAVKGVEIGAGFGCVAQKGTKHRDEMTPEGFLSNHAGGVLGGISSGQPILASIALKPTSSLRLPGRSIDVNGNPVEVITTGRHDPCVGIRATPIAEAMMAIVLMDHYLRHRGQNGDVTVSTPVIGQL; encoded by the coding sequence ATGTCAGGAAATTCCTTCGGAAAACTGTTTACTGTCACCACCTTTGGTGAAAGCCATGGCGCTGCGTTAGGCTGCATTATTGACGGGTGCCCGCCGGGCCTTGAGCTTTCGGAAGCGGATATGCAGGCTGATCTGGATCGCCGCAAGCCGGGTACGTCGCGTCACACGACCCAGCGTCGTGAAGCGGATGAGGTGCGTATCCTGTCCGGTGTGTTTGAAGGCAAAACCACTGGTACGCCGATCGGCCTGATCATTGAAAACACAGACCAGCGCTCCAAGGACTATTCGAAGATTTCGGAGCAGTTCCGCCCGGCCCACGCCGATTACACTTACATGCATAAGTATGGCGTGCGCGATTATCGCGGTGGTGGTCGCTCCTCGGCACGTGAGACGGCCATGCGGGTAGCAGCCGGTGCCGTGGCCCGAAAGTTTCTGGAGCAGCGCCTGGGTATCCGTATTCGTGGGTATCTGTCTGAGCTTGGGCCTATTCGTGCAGAGAAGCTGGACTGGGAACAGGTGCATCAGAATCCGTTTTTCTGTCCGGATGCCGATAAGGTTCCGGAGATGGAGGCCTACATGGATGCCCTTCGTAAGGAAGGGGATTCTATTGGTGCGCGCATTAATGTGGTAGCTGAGGGCGTGCCTCCGGGGTTGGGTGAGCCAGTTTTTGACCGGCTGGATGCGGATTTGGCCCATGCGTTGATGAGTATCAATGCGGTGAAGGGTGTGGAGATTGGTGCGGGCTTTGGGTGCGTTGCCCAAAAGGGCACTAAGCACAGGGATGAGATGACTCCGGAAGGATTTTTGTCGAATCACGCGGGTGGTGTGCTTGGGGGTATTTCTTCTGGGCAGCCGATTCTTGCCAGTATTGCGTTGAAGCCGACGTCGAGTTTGCGTTTGCCGGGTCGTAGTATTGATGTGAATGGTAATCCCGTTGAGGTTATTACCACGGGGCGGCACGATCCTTGTGTGGGTATCCGGGCGACGCCGATTGCTGAGGCGATGATGGCGATTGTGTTGATGGATCATTATTTACGCCATCGTGGTCAGAATGGGGATGTTACTGTTTCTACGCCTGTTATTGGTCAGCTCTAA
- a CDS encoding MFS transporter — MYWRLSNLYFWFFALLGGLLPYWSLYLQGQGFSYLQIATLMASIQLTKIVAPSLWGHLGDKTGQRVRLVRFGAVTGSLLFAGVFLEPGFYGLLLVMLAFTFFWNAILPLYEVITLRSLGEQRDKYGKVRLWGSVGFIGAVAGVGLLLEWISIEWLPWLLLPVFLGVAASAFLLPAEQGERKPPAPKGSLRAIVTHPAVVAFFLMNFLLQVSHGAYYTFFSIHLEQHGYGNLAIGLLWSLGVVSEIGLFLVMHRLTRYFTVRHIVMGALALTMIRWILIAELTDVLPVLLFAQLLHAASYGALHAVSVQYVQGFFGRHHHGQGQALYSGLTFGAGGALGAWLSGFLVDGFSTSAAFWGGAVAMAIAMLITARWLQAPPGPSAEPLSSS; from the coding sequence ATCTATTGGCGCCTTTCAAACCTCTACTTCTGGTTTTTCGCCCTTCTGGGCGGGCTTTTGCCCTATTGGTCTCTGTACCTTCAGGGGCAAGGGTTTTCGTATCTGCAAATCGCCACTCTGATGGCGTCCATTCAGCTTACAAAAATTGTCGCGCCAAGCCTGTGGGGGCATCTGGGGGATAAAACCGGCCAGAGGGTTCGGCTTGTTCGCTTTGGAGCGGTAACCGGGTCGCTACTTTTTGCCGGGGTGTTTCTTGAGCCCGGGTTTTATGGGCTGCTGCTGGTAATGCTGGCGTTTACGTTTTTCTGGAACGCGATTCTTCCGCTGTATGAGGTGATTACCCTGCGTTCACTTGGGGAGCAACGGGATAAGTATGGCAAGGTGCGGCTTTGGGGATCGGTCGGGTTTATTGGCGCTGTGGCCGGGGTTGGCCTGCTCCTGGAATGGATATCGATTGAGTGGTTGCCTTGGCTGCTTTTGCCTGTTTTTTTGGGGGTTGCGGCGTCGGCTTTTCTTTTGCCGGCAGAGCAAGGTGAGCGAAAGCCGCCTGCGCCAAAAGGTAGTTTGCGGGCGATTGTGACGCATCCTGCTGTCGTTGCGTTCTTTCTGATGAATTTTCTATTGCAGGTTTCACACGGCGCTTATTACACGTTTTTCAGTATTCATCTGGAGCAGCACGGTTACGGCAATCTTGCGATCGGTCTGCTTTGGTCGCTCGGGGTGGTTTCCGAGATCGGGCTGTTTCTGGTGATGCATCGGTTAACCCGTTATTTCACCGTGCGACATATCGTGATGGGTGCTCTGGCGTTAACGATGATCCGGTGGATACTGATTGCGGAGTTAACGGATGTTTTGCCGGTTTTGCTGTTTGCTCAGTTGTTGCACGCAGCTTCTTACGGCGCGCTTCATGCGGTTTCGGTTCAGTATGTTCAGGGCTTCTTTGGTCGGCACCATCATGGGCAGGGGCAGGCTTTGTACAGCGGGCTGACGTTCGGAGCAGGTGGTGCGCTGGGGGCCTGGCTGTCGGGCTTTCTGGTGGATGGGTTCAGCACGTCTGCGGCATTCTGGGGCGGTGCGGTTGCCATGGCGATCGCTATGTTGATTACCGCTCGCTGGCTTCAGGCGCCGCCAGGCCCCAGCGCTGAGCCTCTTTCTTCCTCCTGA